In Streptomyces hawaiiensis, one genomic interval encodes:
- a CDS encoding SRPBCC family protein translates to MAHEDDAQQAVPNTPGTRTDGDGVTRRRPLRERHVEETVEVAVPVRTAYNQWTQFKTFPRFSTVVHGVEQIRSTVTTWTIGYGPLRHRFAVEIVEQDPDAYMAWRALEQNPSHQGEVEFRPTESGGTAITVRMLLEPQGAARILTSSSRAVRLTARLVHGELMNFKQFIEGLGQEGGAWRGTIRNGRVQHDHPEPPRSRVAQWPVG, encoded by the coding sequence ATGGCGCACGAAGACGACGCCCAGCAGGCCGTGCCGAACACGCCGGGGACGCGCACCGACGGCGACGGCGTCACGCGCCGCCGCCCGCTGCGGGAGCGGCACGTCGAGGAGACGGTCGAGGTCGCGGTGCCGGTACGGACGGCGTACAACCAGTGGACGCAGTTCAAGACCTTCCCGCGCTTCTCGACCGTGGTGCACGGCGTCGAGCAGATCAGGTCCACCGTGACCACCTGGACCATCGGCTACGGGCCCCTGCGCCACCGCTTCGCGGTCGAGATCGTGGAGCAGGACCCCGACGCCTACATGGCCTGGCGCGCTCTGGAGCAGAACCCCTCCCACCAGGGCGAGGTCGAGTTCAGGCCGACGGAGTCCGGTGGCACCGCGATCACTGTCCGGATGCTCCTGGAACCGCAGGGAGCCGCGAGGATCCTCACCAGCTCATCCAGGGCCGTCCGGCTGACCGCTCGGCTGGTGCATGGCGAACTCATGAACTTCAAGCAGTTCATCGAGGGACTGGGGCAGGAGGGCGGGGCCTGGCGCGGCACCATCCGCAACGGCCGCGTGCAGCACGATCACCCGGAACCTCCCAGGAGCCGCGTGGCCCAGTGGCCCGTCGGCTGA